In one window of Zingiber officinale cultivar Zhangliang chromosome 11A, Zo_v1.1, whole genome shotgun sequence DNA:
- the LOC122032911 gene encoding 29 kDa ribonucleoprotein, chloroplastic-like: MATTAAAAGFFSGPLHLKKAKSLFSLRLSTSIQAPPGISGLRSISPLSLCILTSKNPARRGGSSRCSVAQNALLEEKKEEEEERELSTAAEGNTETRRKLYVTNFPWDMSAPQIEELFGQCGTVKGVEIIKQKNGSTRGYGFVTMASGEDARAAVEKLDSYELQGRIIRVEFAKRFRKPPPPPPPGFVPRQPVHKIYVSNLAWKARSSNLKELFSEKFNPLSARVVFENPTGRSAGYGFVGFATKEEAESAISELDGKELMGRPIRLRISQRDPVKAESEDEEGN; encoded by the exons ATGGCGACGACAGCGGCGGCTGCTGGCTTCTTCTCCGGCCCTCTCCACCTCAAGAAAGCCAAATCGCTCTTCTCGCTTAGACTTTCCACTTCCATTCAGGCCCCTCCCGGAATCTCCGGTCTCCGCTCGATCTCTCCACTCTCTCTCTGCATCCTCACGTCGAAGAACCCGGCCCGCCGAGGCGGATCTTCCCGTTGCTCCGTGGCCCAGAATGCTttgttggaggagaagaaggaggaggaggaggagagagagCTTTCGACAGCCGCAGAGGGGAACACTGAGACGCGTCGGAAACTTTATGTGACCAACTTTCCGTGGGACATGTCCGCCCCCCAGATCGAGGAGCTGTTCGGCCAGTGCGGCACTGTAAAGGGCGTCGAG ATAATCAAGCAGAAGAATGGATCGACTAGGGGCTACGGTTTCGTCACGATGGCCTCCGGAGAGGACGCACGAGCAGCTGTGGAAAAATTGGATTCATAT GAATTACAAGGGAGAATAATCAGGGTAGAGTTTGCAAAGCGTTTTAGGAAACCGCCACCACCTCCTCCACCGGGTTTTGTCCCTAGACAACCTGTTCACAAGATCTATGTATCAAATCTCGCTTGGAAAGCCAGATCATCCAACTTGAAAGAGCTATTCTCTGAGAAATTCAATCCACTCTCGGCAAGAGTAGTTTTTGAAAACCCAACTGGGCGGTCTGCTGGATATGGTTTTGTTGGTTTTGCCACAAAAGAGGAAGCAGAATCAGCTATTTCTGAGCTGGATGGAAAG GAATTGATGGGAAGACCAATCCGTTTGAGAATAAGTCAACGAGATCCAGTGAAAGCTGAAAGTGAAGATGAGGAAGGAAACTGA